The following proteins come from a genomic window of Gemmatimonas sp.:
- the leuS gene encoding leucine--tRNA ligase — translation MHETDAPTPYVPAAVEPKWQQRWTDRGTNTANLENPTRPFYALMMFPYPSAEGLHVGNLFAFTGSDISARFHRLMGHDVFQPLGFDAFGIHSENYALKIGAHPMELTPKNVANFTRQLGRAGFMVDWHQKVDTSRPDYYKWTQWVFLQLHKQGLAYKKAAAVNWCPSCKTVLANEQVEDGQCERCGTTVEQRFLEQWFFKISEYAPRLLANLEWLDWSAITKQAQRNWIGKSEGAQLTFSLAGHDERVTVFTTRADTIYGATYLVLAPEHPLVATLTTDAQRAAVTQYVEATKKQDLVSRKSTKDKTGVFTGAYAVNPATKQQIPVWIADYVLMEYGTGAIMAVPGHDERDYEFAQVFKLPIVRVVAGPNDNADTPLGDAAFTDDDGGRLVNSGAFDGLPVHEAKRTVTEWLAEQQQAKAVVNYRLHDWCISRQRYWGPPIPIIYCDACGAVPVPEQDLPVELPNIPDFKPDDSGISPLARHEEWYRVPCPTCGKTARRETDVSDTFLDSAWYFLRYPSATRSDVPFDADTTKRWLPVNSYIGGNEHAVLHLLYSRFITMVMKDGGFIDFEEPFTRFRAHGMIIREGAKMSKSKGNVINPDVYMEEWGADAFRMYLMFLGPYEEGGDFRDQGISGVRRFLDRLWASVRDASAEGTPDADVLRKLHRTIKKVGEDTANLGYNTAIAAMMEYMNAVRRGERTPHRDEVLPLVQLAAPFAPHLAEECWEVLGHPTSVFDGGWPAFDPALLVDDEVDLVVQVNGKVRGKLRVPAAIAQAEALALATADEAVAKFVTGPPQKVIFVPRRLLNIVV, via the coding sequence ATGCACGAGACCGACGCCCCGACTCCGTATGTGCCCGCGGCCGTAGAGCCCAAGTGGCAGCAGCGCTGGACCGACCGCGGCACCAACACCGCGAATCTCGAGAACCCCACGCGCCCGTTCTACGCCCTGATGATGTTCCCCTACCCGAGCGCCGAAGGGCTGCACGTGGGGAACCTCTTCGCCTTCACCGGCAGCGACATCTCCGCGCGCTTCCACCGGCTCATGGGACACGACGTGTTCCAGCCCCTCGGCTTCGATGCCTTCGGCATCCACTCCGAGAATTACGCGCTCAAGATTGGGGCGCACCCCATGGAGCTCACGCCGAAGAACGTCGCGAACTTCACGCGACAGCTCGGGCGCGCCGGTTTCATGGTGGATTGGCACCAGAAGGTCGACACCTCGCGTCCCGACTACTACAAGTGGACACAGTGGGTCTTCCTGCAGCTTCACAAGCAGGGGCTCGCGTACAAGAAGGCCGCAGCCGTGAACTGGTGCCCGTCGTGCAAGACCGTGCTTGCCAACGAGCAGGTGGAGGACGGCCAGTGCGAGCGGTGCGGAACCACCGTGGAGCAGCGCTTCCTCGAGCAGTGGTTCTTCAAGATCTCCGAGTATGCGCCGCGATTGCTGGCCAACCTCGAATGGCTCGACTGGTCGGCCATCACCAAGCAGGCGCAGCGCAACTGGATTGGCAAGTCGGAGGGCGCGCAGCTCACCTTCTCGCTCGCCGGTCACGACGAACGCGTGACGGTATTCACCACGCGCGCCGACACGATCTACGGTGCCACGTATCTCGTGCTCGCTCCCGAGCATCCGTTGGTGGCCACGCTCACCACCGACGCGCAGCGCGCGGCCGTGACCCAATACGTCGAGGCCACCAAGAAGCAGGACCTCGTCTCCCGCAAGAGCACGAAGGACAAGACCGGCGTGTTCACCGGCGCGTACGCGGTGAATCCCGCCACGAAGCAGCAGATTCCCGTGTGGATCGCCGACTACGTGCTCATGGAGTACGGCACCGGCGCCATCATGGCCGTGCCCGGACACGATGAGCGCGACTACGAGTTCGCCCAGGTGTTCAAGCTGCCCATCGTGCGCGTGGTCGCGGGCCCCAACGACAACGCCGACACGCCGCTCGGCGATGCCGCCTTCACCGACGACGACGGCGGGCGCCTGGTCAACAGCGGCGCGTTCGACGGCCTGCCGGTGCACGAGGCGAAGCGCACGGTCACCGAGTGGCTCGCCGAGCAGCAACAGGCGAAGGCGGTGGTGAACTACCGCCTGCACGACTGGTGCATTTCGCGGCAGCGCTATTGGGGCCCCCCGATTCCCATCATCTACTGCGATGCGTGCGGGGCGGTACCGGTGCCCGAACAGGACTTGCCGGTCGAGCTCCCCAACATCCCCGACTTCAAACCGGACGACAGCGGCATCTCGCCGCTCGCCCGTCACGAAGAGTGGTATCGCGTGCCGTGCCCGACCTGTGGCAAGACGGCGCGTCGGGAAACCGATGTGAGTGACACGTTCCTCGACAGCGCGTGGTACTTCCTGCGCTATCCCAGCGCCACGCGCAGCGACGTGCCGTTCGACGCCGACACCACCAAGCGGTGGCTGCCGGTGAATTCGTACATCGGCGGCAACGAGCACGCCGTGTTGCACCTGCTTTACTCGCGCTTCATCACCATGGTGATGAAGGACGGCGGGTTCATCGACTTCGAGGAGCCGTTCACGCGCTTCCGCGCGCACGGCATGATCATTCGTGAAGGCGCGAAGATGTCGAAGTCGAAGGGCAATGTCATCAACCCCGACGTGTACATGGAGGAGTGGGGCGCCGACGCGTTCCGTATGTACCTCATGTTCCTCGGGCCCTACGAGGAAGGCGGTGACTTCCGCGATCAGGGGATCAGCGGGGTCCGTCGTTTTCTCGACCGGTTGTGGGCGTCGGTACGTGATGCCTCCGCCGAGGGCACGCCGGATGCCGACGTGTTGCGCAAGCTGCACCGCACCATCAAGAAGGTGGGCGAGGATACCGCGAACCTCGGTTACAACACCGCCATCGCGGCGATGATGGAGTACATGAACGCCGTACGCCGTGGCGAGCGCACGCCACATCGTGACGAAGTGCTGCCGCTCGTGCAACTCGCGGCCCCTTTCGCGCCGCACCTGGCCGAAGAGTGCTGGGAGGTCCTCGGGCACCCCACGAGTGTGTTCGACGGGGGGTGGCCGGCCTTTGATCCGGCGCTGCTCGTGGACGACGAGGTCGATCTCGTCGTGCAGGTGAACGGCAAGGTGCGCGGCAAGCTGCGGGTGCCGGCCGCGATCGCGCAGGCGGAGGCACTGGCGCTGGCGACCGCGGACGAGGCGGTCGCGAAGTTTGTGACGGGCCCCCCGCAGAAGGTGATCTTCGTGCCCCGGCGGCTCCTCAACATCGTCGTTTAG
- a CDS encoding PDZ domain-containing protein has translation MLVPFSVRSLAVTAVVVCGGLFVISSRPCAAQDVEERDVRILRSPAAITVVRGGATNRAVLGVVLAASSRGDSLGVRVESVEPNSPAAAAGLAAGDLITEINGISLRVSSIDLDDPALAGLAQRRLQRTMATVKPGDDVRLQVRQGAAVRTVTVTATSVAQLERANAPALEEQRRARVPGERIETRERTVPRGMVGVRVGGTGHARDTLGLFISSVTSGGAADKAGLVEGERIAAVNGEDLRVPREDVDDVQAASARVDRFVRAVQKVEPGKTLALRVWSAGRVRDVTVTVEAISDAPRMSEPQWFEFERDGGARARVRLNGRQLEFDGDAMQRALEDMGQRLQERLREVEIEVRDLRGLPERSGAARLAPRGRLIRTVVL, from the coding sequence ATGCTGGTCCCATTTTCTGTACGCTCCCTTGCCGTGACCGCCGTGGTCGTGTGCGGGGGACTCTTTGTCATCAGCAGCCGGCCGTGCGCAGCGCAGGACGTCGAGGAGCGCGACGTGCGCATCCTGCGATCGCCGGCTGCCATCACGGTGGTACGCGGCGGCGCAACGAATCGCGCCGTGCTGGGCGTGGTGCTCGCCGCGAGCAGCCGCGGCGACAGCCTCGGCGTGCGCGTGGAGTCGGTCGAACCCAACAGCCCGGCCGCAGCCGCGGGGCTCGCGGCCGGCGATCTCATCACCGAGATCAACGGCATCAGTCTTCGGGTCTCATCGATCGACCTCGACGATCCAGCGCTCGCGGGGCTCGCGCAGCGTCGGCTGCAGCGCACCATGGCCACCGTGAAGCCCGGCGACGACGTGCGTCTCCAGGTGCGTCAGGGCGCTGCCGTGCGCACGGTGACGGTCACCGCCACGTCGGTGGCGCAGTTGGAGCGCGCCAACGCTCCCGCGCTGGAAGAGCAGCGGCGCGCGCGTGTACCGGGTGAGCGCATCGAGACGCGTGAGCGAACGGTGCCGCGCGGCATGGTCGGTGTACGCGTCGGCGGTACGGGTCATGCTCGCGATACCCTGGGGCTCTTCATCAGCAGCGTCACCAGCGGCGGCGCAGCCGACAAGGCCGGCCTCGTCGAAGGGGAACGGATCGCGGCCGTGAATGGTGAGGATCTCCGCGTGCCGCGGGAGGATGTTGACGACGTGCAGGCCGCATCGGCCCGCGTTGACCGCTTCGTTCGCGCCGTGCAGAAGGTCGAGCCGGGGAAGACCCTCGCGCTGCGGGTGTGGTCCGCCGGACGGGTGCGCGACGTCACCGTGACCGTCGAGGCGATCAGTGACGCCCCGCGCATGAGCGAACCGCAGTGGTTCGAGTTCGAACGCGATGGGGGGGCCCGTGCACGCGTGCGCCTCAATGGCCGTCAGCTCGAGTTCGATGGCGACGCCATGCAGCGTGCCCTCGAGGACATGGGGCAGCGCCTTCAGGAGCGCCTGCGCGAGGTGGAGATCGAAGTGCGCGACCTGCGGGGGCTCCCCGAGCGATCGGGCGCGGCGCGTCTCGCGCCCCGGGGGCGGCTCATCCGCACCGTGGTGCTCTGA
- a CDS encoding efflux RND transporter periplasmic adaptor subunit, whose amino-acid sequence MTTTKAAPLPYVVTASGQVEPNRTVAVQSLVSGQLTRVAIAEGDEVREGQVLFQIDPRPFRSEVDRLESTLARDDATLVRARSDSVRFATLAKDGYVTKQQLDQAFAEASALAATVAAGRASLERARLDLENTTVRAPISGRTGQLLFKGGSLVRASADQLVTINELRPVLVRFPVPERDFEELRRRAGLDRALAVRVLPGGTDSTRSITGTLTFVDNQVDRATGSVLLKARVANTDRSLWPGQFVTVLLQLSVDENAITLPSEAVVTSGTSTFVYLLEDGKAKRQAVRVGRAAGALVKIDSGLTGGETVITEGQARLRDGAPVQLRKPAGAADAGGGRARNGSARGQGVNGQAPSGSGGQGGPTR is encoded by the coding sequence GTGACGACGACCAAGGCCGCCCCCCTCCCCTATGTGGTCACGGCCAGCGGGCAGGTGGAGCCCAATCGCACGGTCGCGGTACAGTCGCTGGTGTCGGGGCAGCTGACGCGCGTCGCCATCGCGGAAGGGGATGAGGTGCGCGAAGGGCAGGTGCTCTTCCAGATCGACCCGCGCCCCTTCCGTTCCGAGGTGGACCGGCTGGAGAGCACGCTGGCGCGGGACGACGCCACGCTGGTGCGCGCGCGCAGCGACTCCGTCCGGTTCGCCACCCTCGCCAAGGACGGGTACGTCACGAAGCAGCAGCTCGACCAGGCGTTTGCAGAAGCGTCGGCGCTGGCGGCCACGGTGGCGGCCGGTCGCGCGTCGCTCGAGCGGGCACGCCTCGATCTCGAGAACACGACGGTGCGCGCCCCCATTTCCGGGCGCACGGGACAGCTGCTGTTCAAGGGGGGCTCCCTGGTGCGGGCCTCCGCCGATCAGCTCGTCACCATCAACGAACTGCGGCCGGTCCTCGTGCGCTTCCCGGTTCCCGAGCGCGACTTCGAAGAGCTGCGCCGCCGGGCGGGGCTCGACCGGGCCCTCGCCGTGCGTGTCCTCCCGGGCGGGACCGACAGTACTCGCAGCATCACGGGCACCCTCACCTTCGTGGACAACCAGGTGGACCGGGCCACCGGCTCGGTGCTGCTGAAGGCGCGGGTGGCCAACACCGACCGCAGTTTGTGGCCGGGGCAATTCGTGACGGTCCTGCTGCAGCTCAGTGTGGACGAGAACGCCATCACCTTGCCGTCGGAGGCGGTGGTCACCTCCGGCACGAGCACCTTCGTGTACCTGCTCGAAGATGGCAAGGCCAAGCGCCAGGCCGTCAGGGTGGGACGCGCCGCCGGCGCGCTGGTCAAGATCGATAGCGGCCTCACGGGTGGTGAAACGGTCATTACCGAGGGACAGGCCCGATTGCGCGACGGGGCGCCGGTTCAGCTGCGCAAGCCCGCCGGGGCGGCTGACGCGGGCGGTGGGCGGGCGCGCAACGGCTCGGCCCGCGGTCAGGGGGTGAACGGACAGGCGCCCAGCGGTTCGGGAGGCCAGGGAGGACCCACGCGATGA
- a CDS encoding efflux RND transporter permease subunit, with the protein MSQQRPANDVPPEVTGNSNLSEIWIRRPIMTTLVMTAILIFGAVAYQRLAVSDLPTIDYPTITVSAGLPGASPEVMATSVATPLEQQFATISGIDNITSSSSQGNTNVTIQFNLDRDIDKAAADVQSAISKTLRQLPQGINPPSYNKANAADAPIMMFSLTSDVMSRAELNEYAETFIGQKLSTVTGVAQVQIYGSAKYAVRVQLDPGALAQRGIGIDEVQQAINQGNSNSPAGVLMGPNQSFTLQATGQLKNAAEFRQLVVANRNGLPVRLGDLGTVYDGLQNLRGFSEINGVSNISLAIIRQPGVNTVATAKAVEHEMEQLIEQLPPGVRAFTVFNRAEAIEEAVWDVQFTLALTVALVVMVIFLFLRNARATIIPSLALPFSIIGTCIVMWALDYSLNNLTLMALTLAVGFVVDDAIVMLENIVRHMEMGKSPMRAALDGSKEISFTILSMTLSLVAVFIPLLFMPGIVGRLFREFAVTIGVSILVSGFVSLTLTPMLAAKFLKGGEGHEEPTGVWRSVERLYQGGERAYVTSLHWVMRHRGLTMLFSAFTLAATVGLFVYIPKGFLPSEDTGRVQGSVEGPEGIGYEALAAKGREVGKIIEQSPHVERVSVSIGGGPGGGSNSARLMLTLKPRDTRPHVDQVMREITRATANVPGVQVFLRNPPPINIGGRRGNSAYQVSLQGADIAELYTSARALEQRMRELPELENISSDLQVGNPQVGIVIDRERASALGVTASQIENALYNAYGSRQVSTIYTQTNQYQVILELKEEYQKDPAALGQLFVRSNTGSLVALGSVATFSKGVGPVSVQHNGQQPAVSISFNTRPGVALGTAVDAVQREAAAVLPVGVTSALSGDTQAFAQAQSGLLALLVVAIFVIYVVLGILYESYIHPITILSGLPFAAVGALATLLIFGKDLSVYAYVGVIMLIGLVKKNAIMMIDFAIEAERNDGMTPRDAILEAARVRFRPIMMTTMAALMGTLPIAVGFGAGAESRQPLGLAVVGGLAFSQLVTLYVTPVVYTLLDQMVRRRRLKQGTMAPAPGLEPVPVGGD; encoded by the coding sequence ATGAGTCAGCAACGACCGGCGAACGACGTCCCGCCTGAAGTCACGGGCAACTCCAATCTCAGCGAGATCTGGATCCGCCGTCCCATCATGACCACGCTGGTCATGACGGCGATCCTGATTTTCGGGGCGGTGGCGTATCAGCGGCTCGCGGTCAGCGATCTGCCGACCATCGACTACCCCACCATCACGGTATCGGCGGGGCTCCCCGGCGCGAGCCCTGAAGTGATGGCCACCTCGGTGGCCACGCCCCTTGAACAGCAGTTCGCGACCATCTCGGGCATCGACAACATCACGTCGTCGAGCTCACAGGGGAACACCAACGTCACGATCCAGTTCAACCTCGATCGGGACATCGACAAGGCCGCCGCCGACGTCCAGTCGGCCATCTCCAAGACGCTGCGCCAGCTGCCGCAGGGGATCAATCCGCCGTCGTACAACAAGGCGAACGCGGCCGACGCCCCCATCATGATGTTTTCGCTCACCTCCGACGTCATGTCACGCGCGGAGCTGAACGAGTACGCCGAAACGTTCATCGGGCAGAAGCTCAGCACCGTGACCGGCGTTGCGCAGGTGCAGATCTACGGCTCGGCCAAGTATGCCGTGCGCGTGCAACTCGATCCCGGTGCCCTCGCGCAGCGCGGCATCGGCATTGACGAAGTGCAGCAGGCCATCAATCAGGGGAACTCGAATTCCCCGGCTGGCGTGCTCATGGGGCCCAACCAGTCGTTCACGCTGCAGGCCACCGGTCAGCTGAAGAACGCGGCCGAGTTCCGCCAGCTGGTCGTGGCGAATCGCAACGGCCTGCCCGTGCGTCTCGGTGATCTGGGCACCGTGTACGACGGACTGCAGAATCTGCGCGGCTTCAGCGAAATCAACGGCGTCAGCAACATCTCGCTGGCCATCATCCGGCAGCCCGGCGTGAACACCGTGGCCACCGCCAAGGCCGTGGAGCACGAAATGGAGCAGCTCATCGAGCAGCTCCCCCCCGGCGTGCGCGCCTTTACGGTGTTCAATCGCGCCGAAGCCATCGAAGAAGCGGTGTGGGACGTGCAGTTCACGCTGGCCCTCACCGTGGCGCTCGTTGTCATGGTGATCTTCCTGTTCCTGCGGAACGCCCGGGCGACGATCATTCCGTCGCTGGCGCTGCCCTTCTCGATCATCGGCACCTGCATCGTGATGTGGGCGCTGGACTACAGCCTGAACAACCTCACCCTCATGGCGCTCACGCTCGCCGTGGGGTTCGTGGTGGACGACGCCATCGTGATGCTCGAGAACATCGTGCGTCACATGGAGATGGGGAAGTCGCCCATGCGGGCGGCGCTCGACGGGAGCAAGGAGATCAGCTTCACCATTCTCTCCATGACGCTGTCGCTGGTGGCGGTGTTCATTCCGCTGCTGTTCATGCCCGGCATCGTCGGGCGGCTGTTCCGCGAGTTCGCGGTCACCATTGGCGTGTCGATTCTCGTGTCCGGCTTCGTGTCGCTCACGCTCACGCCCATGCTCGCCGCCAAGTTCCTCAAGGGCGGTGAAGGGCATGAGGAGCCCACGGGGGTCTGGCGGTCGGTGGAGCGGCTGTATCAGGGCGGCGAACGCGCCTACGTGACCTCGCTGCACTGGGTCATGCGGCACCGCGGGCTCACCATGCTCTTCAGTGCCTTCACACTGGCCGCCACCGTGGGGCTGTTCGTCTACATCCCCAAGGGCTTCCTCCCCTCCGAGGATACCGGCCGCGTGCAGGGCTCCGTGGAAGGGCCCGAGGGCATTGGCTACGAGGCTTTGGCGGCGAAGGGGCGGGAAGTCGGCAAGATCATCGAGCAGAGCCCGCATGTGGAGCGCGTGAGTGTGTCCATCGGCGGCGGCCCGGGCGGCGGCAGCAACAGCGCCCGCCTCATGCTCACGCTCAAGCCGCGCGATACGCGTCCCCACGTGGACCAGGTCATGCGCGAGATCACGCGGGCCACGGCAAACGTGCCCGGCGTGCAGGTGTTCCTCCGCAATCCACCGCCCATCAACATTGGCGGCCGTCGGGGCAACAGCGCGTATCAGGTGTCGCTGCAGGGCGCCGACATTGCGGAGTTGTACACCAGCGCGCGGGCGCTCGAGCAGCGCATGCGCGAGTTGCCGGAGCTCGAGAACATCTCGAGTGACCTGCAGGTGGGCAATCCGCAGGTCGGCATCGTGATCGATCGCGAACGCGCCTCGGCGCTTGGCGTGACCGCCAGCCAGATCGAGAACGCGCTGTACAATGCCTACGGCTCGCGACAGGTCAGCACCATCTACACGCAGACCAACCAGTACCAGGTCATCCTCGAGCTGAAGGAAGAGTACCAGAAGGACCCGGCGGCGCTTGGTCAGCTGTTCGTTCGCTCCAACACGGGCAGTCTGGTGGCGCTCGGCTCGGTGGCCACCTTCAGCAAGGGCGTGGGGCCGGTCTCGGTGCAGCACAACGGGCAGCAGCCGGCCGTGTCCATTTCGTTCAACACGCGCCCCGGCGTCGCGCTCGGGACGGCGGTGGATGCCGTGCAACGTGAGGCGGCGGCCGTGTTGCCCGTGGGCGTTACGAGCGCGCTCAGCGGCGACACGCAGGCGTTCGCGCAGGCACAGAGCGGACTCCTGGCGCTGCTGGTCGTGGCGATCTTCGTGATCTACGTGGTGCTCGGCATCCTCTACGAGAGCTACATCCACCCCATCACGATTCTCTCGGGTTTGCCTTTCGCCGCTGTGGGAGCGCTCGCCACCCTGCTGATCTTCGGCAAGGATCTCAGCGTGTACGCGTACGTGGGCGTCATCATGCTCATCGGTCTCGTGAAGAAGAACGCGATCATGATGATCGACTTCGCCATCGAAGCCGAGCGGAACGATGGCATGACCCCGCGCGACGCCATTCTCGAGGCGGCGCGTGTGCGCTTCCGCCCCATCATGATGACCACGATGGCCGCGCTCATGGGCACGTTGCCCATTGCGGTGGGTTTCGGCGCTGGCGCTGAATCGCGGCAACCGCTCGGGCTCGCGGTTGTTGGGGGGCTCGCTTTCTCGCAGCTGGTGACGCTCTATGTCACGCCGGTGGTGTACACCCTGCTCGACCAGATGGTACGGCGACGCCGGTTGAAGCAAGGCACCATGGCTCCGGCTCCGGGGCTCGAGCCCGTGCCGGTGGGCGGTGACTGA
- a CDS encoding KUP/HAK/KT family potassium transporter — translation MPNEQHPAASADQAEAVPERSADGTTEPPSIADSSLRHPSSPATQSGASNAFEAQPGEEVRSNTGMFPVQSHGAHHRDTDPTGKRLAILTLTALGVVYGDIGTSPLYSIKEIFGHLYGLQPTRDNVFGVLSLIVWALTLVISVKYVSFVLRADNRGEGGQFALLALIFPRGTPQGFTKGGIFVALALFGTALLYGDGIITPAMSVLGAMEGLEFAVPSLAQYIVPITVVILTTLFFVQRFGTDLVGKAFGPITLVWFITIATLGAVEIAQQPSILAAVNPMYAVQFVQANGSLSFFVLGSVVLVITGGEALYADMGHFGRKPIRLAWVILVFPALLLNYFGQGALLLENPAAAENPFFLLAPKWFLVPLLIIATLAAIVASQAMISGAFSTTRQGIALGFIPRLEIRHTSTQEEGQIYIPEVNWFIAVGCLIVVLTFRNTSNLGAAYGIAVTGTMLITSVLFYIVARIRFRWEPWQAFLVAALFITVDLAFFSANVVKLMHGGWVPMALGIVLFMLMLTWKRGRLLLMQRLTDGTMPIGLFLDGVEKSKVHRVAGTAVFMTGSDDGVPPVLLHHLKHNKVLHERVLLVSVKTADVPETSAAERVRVTALGHGFWRVVASYGFMQTPNVPQVLEVVDQMGIRCKPMETSYFLGRERLIPVAARTGDKIVLSRWRKWVFALMARNARSATEFFCIPPNRVVELGTQIEF, via the coding sequence ATGCCCAACGAACAGCATCCTGCGGCCTCGGCAGATCAAGCCGAGGCCGTTCCCGAACGATCAGCCGACGGCACGACGGAGCCACCGTCCATCGCGGACAGCTCGCTGCGCCACCCGAGCTCACCGGCCACCCAGTCCGGCGCCTCGAACGCCTTCGAGGCACAGCCGGGAGAGGAAGTGCGCTCCAACACCGGCATGTTTCCGGTGCAGTCCCACGGTGCGCACCACCGGGACACCGATCCCACGGGCAAGCGCCTTGCCATTCTCACCCTCACTGCGCTCGGCGTGGTGTACGGCGACATCGGCACCAGCCCGCTGTATTCCATCAAGGAAATCTTCGGCCACCTGTACGGCCTGCAGCCCACCCGCGACAACGTCTTCGGCGTCCTGTCGCTCATCGTCTGGGCGCTCACGCTGGTCATCAGCGTCAAGTATGTGAGCTTCGTGCTCCGCGCCGACAATCGCGGCGAAGGTGGTCAGTTCGCCCTGCTCGCGCTGATCTTCCCGCGCGGTACCCCGCAGGGGTTCACCAAGGGCGGAATCTTCGTGGCGCTCGCCCTGTTCGGGACGGCCCTCCTGTACGGCGACGGCATCATTACCCCCGCCATGAGCGTGCTCGGTGCCATGGAAGGGCTCGAGTTCGCGGTCCCCTCGCTGGCGCAGTACATCGTCCCCATTACCGTGGTGATCCTCACCACGCTCTTCTTCGTGCAGCGGTTCGGCACCGACCTCGTGGGCAAGGCCTTCGGCCCCATCACGCTGGTCTGGTTCATCACGATTGCCACGCTCGGGGCGGTGGAGATTGCACAGCAGCCGTCCATTCTCGCCGCCGTGAACCCGATGTACGCCGTGCAGTTCGTGCAGGCCAACGGGTCGTTGTCCTTCTTCGTACTGGGCTCGGTGGTGCTCGTCATCACCGGCGGCGAAGCGCTCTACGCCGACATGGGGCACTTCGGACGCAAGCCGATCCGGCTGGCCTGGGTGATCCTGGTCTTTCCGGCGCTTCTGCTCAACTACTTCGGCCAGGGCGCACTGCTGCTCGAGAACCCTGCAGCCGCCGAGAATCCGTTCTTCCTGCTGGCGCCCAAGTGGTTTCTCGTTCCGCTGCTCATTATTGCCACCCTGGCGGCCATCGTGGCCTCACAGGCCATGATCTCCGGGGCGTTCTCCACCACGCGCCAGGGGATCGCCCTCGGGTTCATCCCACGGCTCGAGATCCGGCACACGTCCACGCAGGAAGAAGGGCAGATCTATATCCCCGAGGTGAACTGGTTCATCGCCGTCGGCTGCCTGATCGTCGTGCTGACGTTCCGCAACACCTCCAATCTGGGCGCAGCGTACGGCATCGCCGTGACCGGCACGATGCTCATCACCAGCGTGCTGTTCTACATTGTCGCGCGCATCCGCTTTCGTTGGGAACCCTGGCAGGCGTTTCTGGTGGCGGCACTCTTCATCACCGTGGATCTCGCGTTCTTCAGCGCCAACGTGGTGAAGCTGATGCACGGCGGCTGGGTCCCCATGGCGCTGGGCATCGTGTTGTTCATGCTCATGCTCACCTGGAAGCGCGGCCGGTTGCTGCTCATGCAGCGCCTCACCGACGGCACCATGCCCATCGGGCTCTTTCTCGACGGGGTGGAGAAGTCGAAGGTGCACCGCGTCGCCGGCACTGCGGTGTTCATGACCGGGAGTGACGACGGCGTACCGCCCGTGCTGCTGCACCACCTCAAGCACAACAAGGTGCTGCACGAGCGCGTGCTGCTCGTGTCAGTGAAGACGGCGGACGTACCGGAAACCAGCGCCGCGGAACGCGTGCGCGTGACGGCGCTTGGCCACGGCTTCTGGCGCGTGGTGGCCTCCTACGGCTTCATGCAGACACCCAACGTGCCGCAGGTCCTCGAGGTCGTGGACCAGATGGGCATTCGCTGCAAACCGATGGAAACGAGCTACTTCCTCGGGCGCGAACGTCTCATTCCGGTGGCCGCGAGAACGGGCGACAAGATCGTGCTCTCCCGATGGCGCAAGTGGGTCTTTGCCCTCATGGCGCGCAACGCGCGGTCCGCCACCGAGTTCTTCTGCATCCCACCCAATCGGGTGGTGGAGCTGGGGACCCAGATCGAGTTCTGA